In Geminicoccaceae bacterium, a single window of DNA contains:
- a CDS encoding replication initiator protein A — translation MSGGGVEMAKDDRQSERSRLDPFIATGEASPRDQRDLMERPFFSLAKRPRVTPILYRAADVEVQVLGMPEHGMATIWDADVLIWAASQLVAAGNAGLTTSRFFRFTPYQLLRAIGRPTGKRQYMLLKSALARLQSTVVATTIRNGPHWRRRQFSWINEWEEMTTRAGRVEGMEFVLPEWFYNSVIDRSLVLTIDPAYFRLTGGIERWLYRVARKHAGHQRDGWAFEISHLHRKSGSLARPSDFALDLRRIAARQPLPGYHLSIRREGRCELLRIRPVNPSTGTVDNPVEPIGTSGATGIGTSGAGLSAHQAHDSVTGAKVRAIRPWRR, via the coding sequence ATGAGCGGAGGCGGCGTTGAGATGGCGAAGGACGACCGCCAGAGCGAGCGCAGCCGCCTCGATCCGTTCATCGCCACCGGCGAGGCCAGCCCGCGCGATCAGCGTGACCTGATGGAACGGCCCTTTTTCTCGCTGGCCAAGCGACCGCGCGTGACGCCAATCCTCTATCGCGCGGCCGATGTTGAGGTGCAGGTGCTCGGCATGCCCGAACACGGTATGGCGACGATCTGGGATGCCGATGTGTTGATCTGGGCCGCCAGCCAGCTCGTCGCGGCCGGAAATGCCGGTCTGACCACATCGCGCTTTTTTCGTTTCACGCCCTATCAGCTTCTACGCGCCATCGGGCGGCCGACCGGCAAACGGCAATATATGCTGCTCAAATCGGCGCTGGCGCGCCTGCAATCCACCGTTGTCGCGACCACAATCCGTAACGGCCCGCATTGGCGGCGACGGCAGTTTTCCTGGATCAACGAATGGGAGGAAATGACCACGCGCGCCGGCCGCGTCGAGGGCATGGAGTTTGTCCTGCCCGAATGGTTCTACAACAGCGTCATCGACCGGTCGCTGGTGCTGACCATCGACCCGGCCTATTTCCGGCTGACCGGGGGCATTGAGCGCTGGCTTTACCGGGTGGCACGCAAACACGCCGGACACCAGCGTGATGGCTGGGCCTTCGAGATTTCCCATCTGCACCGCAAATCCGGCAGTCTTGCGCGCCCGTCCGATTTCGCGCTGGACCTGCGCCGCATCGCCGCGCGCCAGCCGTTGCCCGGATATCACCTTTCGATCCGGCGCGAGGGTCGGTGTGAATTGCTGCGCATTCGCCCCGTCAATCCATCCACAGGCACTGTGGATAACCCTGTGGAACCTATCGGTACATCAGGCGCAACCGGTATCGGCACATCGGGCGCAGGACTATCGGCACATCAGGCGCATGATTCCGTAACCGGTGCAAAAGTCCGGGCGATCAGACCTTGGCGGCGGTGA
- a CDS encoding DNA cytosine methyltransferase, protein MRALDLFSAAAGGWSLGLHRAGFITIAACEIIEWRRILYAENNPHVRLYEDVRALTAARLVSDLGCLPDIIVGSPPCQDISSANTKGKGVDGERSGLYFEAIRLVGDCRPRWFAFENSPNLRTRGADRLLYELETLGYACEPCVVGASDVGSNYIRKRSWLIGYDPGQLADTRCPVPAGRHSSGGRIGRAKGDERFRADGAVQQPVPCADDGHADSEPGPEGQRAAQAQGADDFGSGPVRPDTDDQRGTAFRQVEATARPTADTNKAGQPHGWLESGLRTAQLADHGCGDEPGHDGGHPDRDGEPVSPVIGREMGGRAGAGSDVEEPWAEWNGGFAHHLRLDDGLSAWVADTRIALGSRKGTSAASLIVGAFGDAVLPQIPEAIGRAILRTEAALDVVLARDPHDNPGDFQ, encoded by the coding sequence ATGCGCGCGCTTGATCTGTTCAGTGCCGCCGCCGGAGGCTGGTCGCTCGGCCTGCATCGCGCCGGGTTCATCACCATCGCCGCCTGCGAGATCATCGAATGGCGGCGCATCCTTTACGCAGAGAACAATCCCCATGTCCGACTCTACGAAGACGTGCGCGCCCTCACGGCAGCTCGGCTTGTTTCCGACCTTGGATGCTTGCCCGACATCATCGTCGGCAGCCCGCCCTGTCAGGACATCAGCAGCGCGAACACCAAAGGCAAAGGCGTCGATGGCGAGCGCTCCGGCCTCTACTTCGAAGCCATCCGCCTTGTCGGAGATTGCCGCCCTCGCTGGTTCGCTTTTGAGAACAGCCCTAATCTCCGAACTCGCGGCGCTGACCGGCTGCTCTATGAGCTGGAAACGCTCGGCTACGCCTGCGAGCCGTGCGTGGTGGGTGCTTCGGATGTCGGGTCCAACTACATCCGCAAACGGTCCTGGCTCATCGGCTACGATCCCGGCCAGCTTGCCGACACCCGTTGCCCAGTCCCAGCAGGGCGGCATTCGTCTGGAGGGCGGATCGGGCGCGCGAAAGGCGATGAGAGATTCCGGGCTGACGGAGCTGTTCAGCAACCAGTCCCATGCGCCGATGATGGGCACGCCGACAGCGAACCCGGCCCCGAGGGGCAGCGTGCTGCGCAAGCACAAGGGGCGGATGACTTCGGATCAGGACCGGTTCGACCGGACACCGACGATCAGCGAGGCACTGCATTTCGACAAGTTGAAGCAACCGCTCGGCCCACTGCCGACACCAACAAAGCGGGACAGCCGCATGGATGGCTGGAGTCCGGCCTACGAACGGCGCAACTCGCCGACCATGGATGCGGTGATGAGCCGGGCCATGATGGCGGCCACCCCGACCGCGACGGCGAACCAGTTAGCCCCGTCATCGGTCGAGAAATGGGCGGGCGCGCGGGCGCTGGCAGCGATGTTGAAGAGCCATGGGCTGAGTGGAACGGCGGCTTTGCCCATCACCTACGGCTGGATGATGGGCTTTCCGCCTGGGTGGCTGACACGCGCATTGCGCTCGGCAGTCGCAAAGGGACATCTGCGGCCAGCCTGATCGTCGGCGCATTCGGCGACGCGGTTCTGCCGCAAATCCCCGAAGCCATCGGCCGCGCCATTCTGCGCACGGAAGCCGCGCTGGACGTGGTGCTGGCGCGCGATCCCCACGACAATCCCGGAGACTTTCAATGA
- the tcmP gene encoding three-Cys-motif partner protein TcmP, protein MAKNFIWGPDGKLPRIEEHTKRKLDVLKNYLDVYFDTVVRNPAQDRLNITLVDGFSGGGAYADGAETRVGSPLVLLNAVEEAAARLNAGREKPFEINARFIFVDDEPEHVAALRRELRSRGYAADDPRITILEGTFVHHLPTIMQQITAAQRKGRSIFFLDQFGYSDVPMSSIQTIFRSLDRAEVVLNFAIDSLLNYLQEASADLLLYRQFGIDARFIADWKRRKDENMGRAITQRALMAHIHVNSGAKFFTPFMLWSRTDNRWMMLAHLSQHQAARDKMLGVHWQEQNSFVHVGSGGLFNLGYDARLIESCDSLLNFTENDRSTLNKELVSALPSEVHRIMNGGQLEVSRLLSEIGNRTAGTNGDIFKVLSELAQARELEILSSKGKPKRAGTQILVKDRLILPKQPTLFFPARW, encoded by the coding sequence ATGGCGAAGAACTTTATCTGGGGGCCGGATGGTAAACTGCCGCGCATCGAGGAACATACAAAACGAAAACTCGACGTTCTCAAGAATTACCTTGACGTTTACTTTGACACTGTCGTCCGCAATCCGGCGCAAGATCGTCTGAATATCACGCTGGTTGACGGTTTCAGTGGCGGCGGCGCATACGCAGACGGCGCAGAGACCCGGGTGGGCAGTCCGCTGGTACTGCTCAACGCGGTTGAGGAAGCTGCGGCCAGATTGAACGCAGGGCGCGAGAAGCCGTTCGAGATCAACGCTCGGTTCATCTTTGTCGATGATGAACCTGAACATGTAGCCGCGCTGCGACGGGAACTGCGCAGTCGTGGTTATGCAGCGGACGATCCACGCATAACAATTCTTGAGGGCACTTTTGTCCATCATCTGCCGACCATCATGCAGCAGATCACCGCAGCGCAGCGCAAAGGACGCTCAATCTTCTTCTTGGATCAGTTCGGATACTCCGATGTGCCTATGTCCTCGATCCAGACCATATTCAGATCGCTGGACAGGGCGGAAGTCGTGCTCAACTTCGCGATTGATAGCCTCCTGAACTATCTGCAAGAAGCATCAGCCGACCTGCTCCTCTATCGCCAATTCGGGATTGATGCCCGATTCATTGCGGACTGGAAACGGCGCAAAGACGAGAATATGGGCCGCGCCATTACGCAGCGGGCGTTGATGGCCCATATTCACGTGAATAGCGGAGCCAAGTTCTTTACGCCCTTCATGCTGTGGTCCCGAACGGACAACCGCTGGATGATGCTCGCCCATCTTTCGCAACATCAAGCGGCCCGTGACAAGATGCTGGGCGTTCACTGGCAGGAACAGAACAGTTTCGTCCATGTGGGTTCGGGTGGCTTGTTTAACCTTGGCTATGATGCTCGGTTAATTGAGAGCTGCGACTCACTATTGAATTTTACAGAGAACGATAGGTCTACTCTTAACAAAGAATTGGTCAGTGCACTGCCGTCAGAGGTGCACCGCATAATGAACGGTGGGCAGTTGGAAGTGTCCCGCCTTCTGTCCGAGATTGGAAACAGAACTGCGGGGACTAATGGCGATATTTTCAAAGTTCTCTCTGAACTCGCTCAAGCTCGCGAATTGGAGATACTGTCCTCGAAGGGCAAGCCGAAGCGCGCTGGGACACAAATCTTGGTCAAAGATCGATTGATCTTGCCAAAACAACCCACACTTTTCTTTCCAGCAAGGTGGTAG
- a CDS encoding TetR/AcrR family transcriptional regulator: MAKIERDEIVKRATELLRVGGYDDTSMAQIADACGIRKASLYHHFPEKDGLILAAIERIHDHFREHIFAIVYRNDADPKHRLHALCEAIFDYFDGREGGCLLGNFTLALTERAPRFQEPLRAYFDDWTAAVAHLLTPAHGASRARELAFDSVAHIQGAIMMMRLYHDPCHLRRALDMSRGTLP; this comes from the coding sequence ATGGCAAAAATTGAACGAGATGAGATCGTGAAGCGCGCCACGGAGTTACTGCGCGTTGGAGGTTATGATGATACGTCAATGGCGCAGATTGCGGATGCCTGCGGAATCCGCAAGGCGAGCCTCTACCATCACTTCCCAGAGAAGGATGGTCTGATTCTCGCAGCGATTGAGCGTATCCATGATCATTTTCGGGAGCACATCTTTGCCATCGTCTACAGAAATGACGCGGACCCCAAGCACAGGCTTCATGCCCTTTGCGAAGCGATATTCGACTATTTCGATGGTCGCGAGGGGGGATGTCTCTTGGGAAACTTCACGCTTGCACTGACAGAGCGTGCGCCGCGCTTTCAGGAGCCACTACGCGCATACTTCGATGACTGGACAGCAGCCGTCGCCCATTTGCTCACACCAGCACACGGCGCTTCCAGGGCGCGCGAATTGGCATTCGATTCTGTCGCCCATATCCAAGGGGCAATCATGATGATGCGTCTCTACCACGATCCCTGTCACCTTCGCCGGGCGCTCGATATGAGCAGGGGAACACTCCCTTAA
- a CDS encoding lytic transglycosylase domain-containing protein, giving the protein MRASAILYAVSVLVGTFSICVAPSTSFAQSAPVARAAIADPHAAHITEASQRFGIPEHWIRAVMRAESAGNARAISSAGAMGLMQVMPETWAGLRIRHRLGRNPYDPRDNILAGTAYLREMFDRYGNVAAMLAAYNAGPGRYDEYLATGRRLPAETRTYVAALIPILGGSAPSDAPSRQPPPPPDWRAAPLFVMRPDNGRAAAAPRSEEPSGDLFAAVSESVRP; this is encoded by the coding sequence ATGCGAGCATCCGCCATTCTCTACGCGGTGTCGGTACTGGTCGGCACGTTTTCCATTTGCGTTGCACCAAGCACTTCGTTTGCACAATCCGCGCCCGTTGCGCGCGCTGCCATTGCCGATCCCCATGCGGCACATATCACCGAGGCATCGCAGCGGTTTGGCATCCCGGAGCATTGGATTCGTGCTGTCATGCGTGCCGAAAGCGCGGGCAATGCACGCGCGATTTCTTCAGCGGGCGCGATGGGGTTGATGCAGGTGATGCCCGAGACATGGGCGGGTCTGCGCATCCGTCACCGGCTCGGCCGCAATCCCTATGACCCGCGCGACAACATCCTCGCAGGTACGGCATACCTGCGCGAAATGTTCGACCGCTACGGCAATGTCGCTGCCATGCTGGCGGCCTATAATGCCGGTCCCGGTCGCTATGACGAATATCTTGCAACGGGCCGACGACTGCCAGCCGAGACCCGCACTTATGTCGCCGCTCTGATCCCGATCCTTGGCGGTTCTGCCCCATCCGATGCGCCGTCCAGGCAACCGCCACCGCCACCCGATTGGCGCGCTGCACCGCTCTTCGTCATGCGCCCAGACAACGGTCGGGCTGCGGCCGCACCGCGATCCGAAGAACCGTCCGGCGACTTGTTTGCCGCAGTTTCGGAGTCGGTGCGCCCATGA
- a CDS encoding DUF3363 domain-containing protein, translating to MVQEADDGFIDLRPERPGQRRQFERTLRLRRLAKLEKMGLASEHAPGVWELRKDMEPVLRDLGERGDIIRTMQKVLGSEGSERDPMSFQIHGGAPETPITGRVMDKHLSNDLGETLTIVVDGIDGRTHHIADIAPERLEDARIGSIVEIGAAEVTARPSDRSIAAIADDGIYRPSRHLEQAKFEGRVPGGDYEGYVDAHVRRLEALRRSGIVERIDADQWRIPDDFESRAAAYDAGRNRQASIRVLSAFDLERQIGADDATWLDRRLIHGEVADLTPTGFGQQVREAMDQRREHHIEQGDATRGKDGRVLYRRNLLATLREREVARIGAEMAERKGLPFRAATDGESVSGKFTGTAQLSSGKFAVVEKSHEFTLVPWRPVIDRQLGREVMGVVHGGSVSWQLGRQKGLGL from the coding sequence ATGGTGCAGGAAGCCGATGACGGTTTTATCGACCTGCGCCCCGAACGGCCAGGACAGAGGCGACAGTTCGAACGAACGCTACGGCTGCGTCGCCTCGCCAAGCTGGAGAAAATGGGGCTGGCAAGCGAACATGCGCCCGGCGTCTGGGAACTACGCAAGGACATGGAACCGGTGCTGCGCGATCTGGGTGAGCGCGGCGACATCATCCGCACCATGCAGAAGGTGCTCGGTTCAGAAGGTAGCGAACGTGATCCCATGAGTTTCCAGATTCATGGTGGCGCACCCGAAACGCCAATCACGGGCCGCGTCATGGACAAGCATCTGTCGAACGATCTGGGCGAGACCCTGACCATCGTGGTGGACGGGATCGATGGTCGCACACACCACATCGCCGACATCGCGCCCGAGCGGCTGGAGGATGCCCGTATTGGTAGCATTGTCGAGATCGGCGCGGCTGAGGTAACGGCACGACCGTCCGACCGCAGCATTGCGGCCATTGCCGACGACGGCATCTACCGCCCGAGCCGTCATCTGGAGCAGGCGAAGTTCGAGGGCCGCGTACCGGGCGGCGACTATGAGGGCTATGTCGATGCGCATGTTCGGCGGCTGGAGGCGTTGCGCCGCTCCGGGATTGTCGAGCGGATTGACGCTGACCAATGGCGCATCCCCGACGATTTCGAGAGCCGTGCCGCTGCCTATGATGCCGGGCGCAACCGGCAGGCCAGCATACGGGTTCTATCCGCCTTTGATCTGGAACGGCAGATCGGAGCGGACGACGCAACCTGGCTGGACCGGCGACTTATTCATGGTGAGGTCGCCGACCTTACACCAACCGGTTTCGGCCAGCAGGTGCGCGAAGCGATGGATCAGCGCCGTGAACATCATATCGAACAGGGTGATGCTACGCGCGGCAAGGACGGTCGCGTTCTTTACCGCCGCAATCTTCTCGCCACCCTGCGCGAGCGTGAGGTTGCGCGCATCGGCGCGGAGATGGCCGAGCGCAAAGGCTTGCCGTTCCGCGCCGCCACGGACGGCGAAAGCGTCAGCGGCAAGTTCACCGGCACCGCGCAGCTATCCAGCGGCAAGTTCGCCGTGGTCGAGAAATCCCATGAGTTCACCCTTGTCCCGTGGCGACCCGTCATAGACCGCCAACTCGGGCGCGAGGTCATGGGTGTTGTGCACGGCGGATCGGTATCGTGGCAGTTGGGGCGGCAGAAGGGCTTAGGGCTGTAA
- a CDS encoding DUF2285 domain-containing protein has translation MQEPTPEVADEAPSGSEITAYDRQHFVTYLRLLDAKADGANWKEVAQIVLDCDPDGDEWRNRRCWRSHLDRAEWFTREGYRMLLEQSAENGIARR, from the coding sequence ATGCAGGAACCCACCCCCGAAGTGGCCGACGAAGCCCCGTCAGGCTCCGAAATCACCGCCTATGACCGGCAACACTTCGTGACCTACCTACGCCTGCTCGACGCCAAGGCCGATGGCGCCAATTGGAAAGAGGTTGCACAGATCGTGCTGGATTGTGATCCCGATGGGGATGAGTGGCGCAACCGAAGGTGCTGGCGCAGCCACCTCGACCGGGCGGAGTGGTTCACCCGCGAGGGCTATCGCATGTTGTTGGAGCAGTCTGCGGAGAACGGGATCGCACGGAGATAA
- a CDS encoding helix-turn-helix domain-containing protein, translated as MAIPDPNMPPRMLRTQEAARFLGISLRTLEKHRTYGTGPTYRKIGGRVLYAVRDLEAWTALGARCSTRERTASTVFPARPLTADERRRR; from the coding sequence ATGGCCATACCCGACCCCAACATGCCGCCGCGCATGCTGCGCACCCAGGAGGCGGCGCGCTTTCTGGGCATTTCGCTGCGCACGCTGGAAAAGCACCGCACCTATGGCACCGGCCCGACCTATCGCAAGATCGGTGGCCGGGTGCTCTATGCCGTCCGTGATCTGGAAGCCTGGACCGCGCTCGGCGCCCGCTGTTCAACCCGCGAGCGCACCGCCAGCACCGTATTTCCCGCGCGTCCGTTGACCGCAGATGAGCGGAGGCGGCGTTGA
- a CDS encoding transposase yields MSKPNATNLATLGLDDLRDLVAALLERVALLEAENAALRDEIARLKGLKGRPKIKPSGMAAKAGTSTATGKRGGKGKRGGSSKASRRVPVVSEEQKLGVEAPPGSRFKGYEDFVVQDLRLESRVIRYRRERWMTPDGRTVTAPLPQGLCGHFGPELVRFIILQHVQGQVTTERLTAMLNEIGIVISKCQVIRLLNNDPGDLHDEATELFRAGLESAKWITVDDTGARHGAKNGFTTQIGDDRFTHFATTFSKSRVNFLELLRAGHGGYVLNDDAFSYMRKHALAGSVIARLEAHDTRTFADRGAFSAHLGELGIDQLDVHPDPVKIATEAALWGSIHHHGLLNDTVIVSDGAGQFRVGQHALCWVHAERLIHKLVGFNESQRRAIDLLRQLVWWFYADLKAYKQAPQRSRAAQLRARFDRIFKRKTGFATLDRLLARLHARKPELLLVLDRPEIPLHTNGSENDIRCHVTKRKISGGTWSDAGRQARDTLLGCMKTCQKLDVSFFQLLGHRLAVPYTTEIPPLAQLVTAAKV; encoded by the coding sequence ATGTCCAAGCCCAATGCCACCAACCTCGCCACACTCGGCCTTGATGATCTCCGCGATTTGGTTGCGGCGCTGCTGGAGCGCGTCGCTTTGCTGGAGGCGGAGAATGCAGCATTGCGGGATGAGATTGCCCGGCTCAAGGGGCTGAAAGGGCGGCCGAAGATCAAACCGTCGGGGATGGCAGCGAAGGCCGGAACATCGACGGCCACAGGCAAGCGAGGCGGCAAGGGCAAGCGGGGTGGTTCGTCGAAGGCCAGCCGGCGGGTTCCTGTGGTGAGCGAGGAGCAGAAGCTCGGGGTTGAGGCGCCGCCCGGCTCGCGGTTCAAGGGGTATGAGGATTTTGTCGTGCAGGATCTGCGGCTGGAGAGCCGGGTGATCCGCTATCGCCGGGAGCGCTGGATGACGCCGGACGGGCGAACGGTGACAGCGCCGTTGCCCCAGGGCTTGTGCGGGCATTTCGGGCCTGAACTGGTGCGGTTCATCATTCTGCAGCACGTCCAGGGCCAGGTCACGACGGAACGCTTGACGGCGATGCTGAACGAGATCGGCATCGTCATTTCCAAGTGCCAGGTCATCCGGCTGTTGAACAATGATCCAGGCGATTTGCATGACGAGGCCACGGAGCTGTTCCGCGCCGGTCTCGAGAGCGCGAAATGGATCACCGTCGATGACACCGGCGCCCGGCATGGCGCCAAAAACGGCTTCACCACCCAGATCGGCGATGACCGCTTCACCCACTTCGCGACGACGTTTTCCAAGAGCCGGGTGAATTTTCTCGAACTGCTGCGCGCCGGTCATGGCGGTTATGTCCTCAATGACGACGCCTTCAGCTACATGCGCAAACATGCGCTGGCGGGCTCCGTGATCGCCCGGCTGGAGGCGCATGACACCAGGACATTCGCCGATCGCGGCGCCTTCTCGGCCCATCTGGGCGAACTCGGTATCGATCAACTCGATGTTCACCCCGACCCGGTCAAAATCGCCACCGAGGCCGCACTGTGGGGCAGCATCCACCACCACGGTCTGCTGAACGATACCGTCATCGTCTCCGATGGCGCCGGACAGTTCCGCGTCGGCCAACATGCACTCTGTTGGGTTCATGCCGAGCGCCTGATCCACAAGCTCGTCGGCTTCAATGAAAGCCAAAGACGTGCCATCGATCTCCTCCGCCAGCTCGTCTGGTGGTTCTACGCCGATCTCAAGGCTTACAAACAAGCCCCGCAAAGGTCGCGAGCTGCCCAGCTCCGTGCCCGCTTCGACCGCATCTTCAAGCGCAAGACCGGTTTCGCCACCCTCGATCGCCTGCTCGCACGCCTGCATGCCCGCAAACCGGAACTCCTCCTGGTCCTCGACCGACCCGAAATCCCCCTGCACACCAACGGCTCGGAAAACGACATCCGCTGCCACGTCACCAAACGCAAGATCTCCGGCGGCACCTGGTCCGATGCCGGCCGTCAGGCACGCGATACCCTGCTCGGCTGCATGAAAACCTGCCAGAAACTCGACGTCTCCTTCTTCCAGCTCCTCGGCCACCGACTCGCCGTACCATACACGACAGAAATCCCACCACTCGCCCAGCTCGTCACCGCCGCCAAGGTCTGA
- a CDS encoding DUF736 domain-containing protein has translation MPQIGQFTREESGYTGRIQTLTLDIELAIIPAEGDAENAPDYRVHHSDADGPEVGAAWQRTGEKAGNYLSVLLDDPALPQPIRANLFQNGGDETSWSLHWNRQKPRDGRE, from the coding sequence ATGCCCCAGATCGGTCAATTCACGCGCGAAGAATCCGGTTACACCGGTCGCATCCAGACCCTCACGCTCGACATCGAACTGGCGATCATCCCCGCCGAAGGCGATGCAGAGAATGCCCCGGATTACCGCGTCCATCATAGCGATGCCGATGGCCCGGAGGTCGGCGCGGCGTGGCAGCGCACCGGCGAAAAGGCCGGAAACTACTTGTCCGTCCTGCTGGATGATCCCGCCTTGCCGCAGCCGATCCGCGCCAATCTCTTCCAGAACGGCGGCGATGAAACCTCCTGGTCGCTGCATTGGAACCGCCAGAAACCGCGTGACGGACGGGAGTAA
- a CDS encoding phage Gp37/Gp68 family protein gives MAQKSEIEWTDATWNPVTGCTKIGPGCDNCYAERFAERWRGIEGHPYEQGFDLRLWPSRLGQPARWKKPRMIFVNSMSDLFHKNIPTEHIDAVFDAMESANWHVYQVLTKRSSLMRNYVKRRYDGGRVPSHIWLGVSVEDSAHKSRIEHLRQINSDARFISFEPLLGPIGEVDLTGIAWAIVGGESGPRARPMEPAWATELRLACERFDVAFFFKQWGGPRPKSGGRLLEGEEWNGFPWQIVPEAIMAELTG, from the coding sequence GTGGCACAGAAATCTGAGATAGAATGGACGGATGCGACATGGAACCCGGTGACAGGTTGCACGAAGATTGGTCCCGGCTGTGACAACTGCTACGCAGAGCGGTTCGCTGAGCGCTGGCGCGGCATCGAGGGACATCCGTATGAGCAAGGTTTCGATCTGCGCCTGTGGCCGTCGCGGTTAGGGCAGCCAGCCAGATGGAAGAAGCCGCGAATGATCTTCGTCAATTCTATGAGCGATCTATTTCACAAGAACATTCCGACCGAGCATATTGACGCAGTATTTGATGCTATGGAGTCTGCAAACTGGCACGTCTATCAGGTGCTGACCAAGCGATCATCACTGATGCGCAACTACGTCAAACGCCGCTATGACGGTGGACGTGTGCCATCGCATATCTGGCTTGGCGTGTCAGTTGAAGACAGCGCACACAAGAGCCGTATTGAACACCTGCGTCAGATCAATTCGGACGCACGGTTTATCTCATTTGAACCGCTTCTTGGGCCTATTGGTGAAGTCGATTTGACGGGTATTGCTTGGGCGATCGTAGGTGGTGAAAGCGGGCCACGGGCGCGACCGATGGAGCCTGCATGGGCAACCGAATTGCGGTTGGCGTGCGAGCGTTTCGATGTCGCATTCTTCTTCAAGCAATGGGGAGGGCCTCGCCCGAAATCGGGCGGGCGCCTTCTTGAAGGCGAGGAATGGAACGGATTTCCGTGGCAGATTGTGCCGGAAGCGATAATGGCCGAATTAACAGGTTAG
- a CDS encoding DUF2840 domain-containing protein: MTRRARHGAQGRPMPDGPAPATTLVELSFDKGKVERWIRFGRKSYEQIIDRRRSIVGFAPDSIFAFVRWAANEHGTVVSRIDIVRAVGRGEPFQTLPYVRPGGEILLRLNGWPKVQRALAVIGAVEALGLDPADASPDHWRHVHNRLTANLEPHAYTPERHAAWLHRRRIGP; encoded by the coding sequence ATGACCCGTCGCGCCCGCCACGGCGCGCAGGGCCGGCCCATGCCGGACGGACCCGCGCCAGCCACCACACTGGTCGAACTGAGTTTCGACAAGGGCAAGGTCGAGCGTTGGATACGCTTTGGTCGGAAGAGCTATGAACAGATCATCGACCGCCGCCGCAGTATCGTTGGCTTTGCACCGGACAGCATCTTTGCCTTCGTCCGATGGGCTGCGAACGAGCATGGCACGGTGGTTTCCCGGATCGACATTGTGCGGGCCGTTGGTCGCGGAGAACCGTTCCAGACGCTACCCTATGTCCGCCCCGGCGGGGAAATCCTGTTGCGCCTCAATGGCTGGCCAAAGGTGCAGCGTGCGCTGGCTGTCATCGGCGCGGTAGAAGCCCTCGGTCTCGACCCGGCGGATGCTTCTCCCGATCACTGGCGGCATGTCCATAACCGCCTGACCGCCAATCTGGAGCCGCACGCCTACACGCCGGAGCGTCATGCCGCCTGGCTGCATCGCCGCAGGATTGGGCCATGA
- a CDS encoding S26 family signal peptidase — protein MTRRRILTLATLAVATITAASAVDWPTKLIWNETASAPIGFYTVEPIGRLKVPDLVAVMPPEPLASFMVERGYIGRDVPLLKHVLGLPGQRVCRIDRTITVDGIVMGEALERDRMGRDLPVWQGCQIIGPDQLFLMNRDAPDSLDGRYFGPLPASSVIGRAVPLWTDEIGDGRYQWRASAH, from the coding sequence ATGACGCGCCGCCGTATCCTCACATTGGCGACGCTGGCCGTCGCCACCATCACCGCCGCAAGTGCGGTCGATTGGCCGACAAAGCTGATCTGGAACGAAACCGCCAGCGCACCCATCGGCTTCTATACCGTCGAGCCAATTGGCCGGCTCAAGGTGCCCGATCTGGTCGCCGTCATGCCGCCCGAACCGCTCGCCAGCTTCATGGTCGAGCGCGGCTATATCGGGCGCGACGTGCCGCTACTGAAGCATGTTCTTGGCCTGCCAGGGCAACGGGTTTGCCGCATTGATCGCACCATCACTGTGGACGGAATTGTGATGGGCGAGGCACTGGAACGCGACCGGATGGGTCGTGATCTGCCTGTCTGGCAGGGCTGCCAGATCATCGGCCCCGATCAGCTTTTCCTGATGAACCGGGATGCCCCGGACAGCCTTGACGGACGCTATTTCGGCCCACTTCCCGCCAGCTCCGTCATCGGCCGCGCGGTCCCGCTCTGGACCGATGAAATTGGCGATGGCCGCTACCAGTGGCGCGCGTCAGCGCACTGA